A stretch of Microbacterium sp. LWH3-1.2 DNA encodes these proteins:
- a CDS encoding TetR/AcrR family transcriptional regulator: MTSAGLGGGVALDEPAEAGKRLSSDERRRQILVAALAVFGTRGYEGATTDEVARAAGVSQPYVVRLFGSKENLFLAAIEDALARLLAAFRAALAEEDDGAGITAGKRIGRAYVDLIEVRGLHQTLAHAYLLGSNPVIGAAARRGFASVWRFFRDEMGLDTDEARAFLAEGMLISTMIGLRIVDDYGSDPQITELFRSCFPSELPHVLEVLPRGTDRW, encoded by the coding sequence ATGACATCTGCAGGGCTGGGTGGCGGCGTCGCACTCGATGAACCGGCCGAGGCCGGCAAGCGCCTGTCGTCGGACGAGCGGCGTCGCCAGATCCTGGTGGCCGCGCTCGCCGTCTTCGGCACTCGGGGCTACGAAGGTGCGACGACCGACGAGGTGGCCCGCGCCGCCGGCGTCAGCCAGCCCTACGTGGTGCGGCTGTTCGGCTCCAAGGAGAATCTGTTCCTCGCGGCCATCGAGGATGCCCTGGCTCGGCTGCTCGCAGCCTTCCGGGCCGCGCTCGCCGAGGAGGACGACGGTGCAGGCATCACTGCCGGCAAGCGCATCGGACGCGCCTACGTCGACCTCATCGAAGTGCGGGGTCTGCACCAGACTCTGGCGCATGCCTACCTCCTCGGCAGCAACCCCGTGATCGGGGCTGCGGCCCGCCGCGGCTTCGCCTCGGTGTGGCGGTTCTTCCGCGACGAGATGGGGCTCGACACCGACGAGGCGCGCGCCTTCCTGGCCGAGGGCATGCTCATCAGCACGATGATCGGTCTGCGCATCGTCGACGACTACGGCTCCGACCCGCAGATCACCGAGCTGTTCCGCTCGTGCTTCCCGAGCGAGCTGCCGCACGTGCTCGAGGTCCTCCCGCGAGGCACTGACCGCTGGTAG
- a CDS encoding DUF2277 domain-containing protein, which translates to MCRNIHTLHNFEPAASSAEVHAAALQYVRKIAGTTKPSKANQEAFDRAVHEIAHITQHLLDDLVAVTPPKNREVEAAKARERAIKSGRYAAPAA; encoded by the coding sequence ATGTGCCGGAACATCCACACGCTCCACAACTTCGAGCCCGCCGCCTCGTCCGCAGAGGTCCACGCCGCCGCGCTCCAGTACGTGCGCAAGATCGCGGGCACCACGAAGCCGTCGAAGGCGAACCAGGAGGCGTTCGATCGCGCCGTGCACGAGATCGCGCACATCACGCAGCACCTGCTCGACGACCTCGTCGCGGTGACGCCGCCGAAGAACCGCGAAGTCGAGGCCGCCAAGGCGCGCGAGCGCGCGATCAAGTCCGGCCGCTACGCCGCGCCGGCCGCCTGA